The genomic stretch CGACGTGCGCGGTGACGATGCGGCTCGTGCGAACGTCGATGCCGGTGGTCTCGAGGTCGAAGACGGCCAGCAGATCGAACCAGCGCGCGCCCTCGGACGGCGCAAGCCCCAGCTCCACGTCATCGAACAGCGTCGGCTCGGTCTGCGACTCGGTCGTTCCGGTGGTGCTCACGCGCTCAGCATAAACGTGGCCTCCGACATCGGCCGCACGCCCCGCGGCGTGCTGGCGAGTTAGCGCGCCGCGTGCGCCTTGGCGACATGCAGCCAGAAAAAGCCCTGGGTTCCGAGCGTCATCGTCAGCGTGCCGTCCTCCCTGAAGCCGGGGAAGCGCCCGCCGCCGAAGAGGTCGCTCAACGTCGATCCGGGGTTCTCGGCGTCGGTGATCGTCACCGAGACCGGGTTGTGGTTGAAGCTGAAGACGCAGAGCACCTCCTCCGGCTGGTCGCCCATCGCCGTGCCCGAGCCCGCATAATCGCGAACGAAGGCGAGCACCGATTCGTGATCGGTCTCGAGCACCCGCATGGAGCCGAGGCCGAACGCGGGGTGGCCGCGGCGCACATGCAGGACATTCCGCATCCAGTGCAGCAGGGAGCGCGATTGCGCGAGCTGCGCCTCCACGTTGACCTGGTTGTAGTGGTAGACGAGCGACTGCACGATCGGCTGCACGAGCTTGCCGGGGTCGGCGGCCGAGAAGCCGGCGTTGCGATCGGGAGTCCACTGCATCGGGGTGCGTGAGGCATCGCGGTCGTTGAGCCAGATGTTGTCGCCCATGCCGATCTCGTCGCCGTAGTAGAGGAAGGGGCTGCCGGCGAGGGAGAAGAGGAGCGCATTGATCAATTCGAGTTCTGCGCGCGAATTGTCGAGCAGCGGCGCGAGGCGGCGCCGGATCCCGATGTTCGAGCGCATCCGCGGGTCATAGGCGTACCAGCCGTACATCGCCTGGCGGTACTCTTCCGACACCATTTCGAGGGTGAGCTCGTCGTGGTTGCGCAGGAAGACGCCCCAGGCGGCGCCACTGGGGACGTCGAAGGTTTCGGAGAGCACCTTCTTCAGCTCGTTCGCGGTCTGTGCGCGGAGGGAGTAGAAGATGCGCGGCATCACTGGGAAGTCGAACGCCATGTGGCACTCGGGCTCCTCCTCCGTACCGAAGAACGCGGCGACCTCGCGCGGCCACTGGTTCGCCTCTGCGATCAGGATGCGGCCCGGGTAGTCCCGGTCGACCATCGTGCGCAGGTTCTTGACGAAGTCGTGTGTGGGTGGTTCTCCCTCGCCGTTTCCCTCGTCGGACTCGTAGAGATAGGGGATCGCATCGAGGCGGATGCCGTCGACGCCCAGGTCGAGCCAGAACTTCACCACATCGTGAATCGCCTCGTGCACGGCGGGGTTCTCGAAATTGAGATCGGGCTGGTGCGAGAAGAAGCGGTGGAAGTAGAACTGGCGGCGCTCGGCGTCGAAGGCCCAGTTCGAGTCCTCGGTGTCGACAAAGATGATGCGGATATCCGGCCACTTGTCGTCGGTATCGTTCCAGACGTAGAAGTCGCCGTAGGGACCCTCGGGGTCGGAGCGCGACTGCTGGAACCACTCGTGCTGGTCGCTGGTGTGGTTGAGCGGGAAATCCATCACGATGCGCATATTGCGCTCGTGGGCTTTCCTGACCAGGTCGCGGAAGTCCTCCATCGTGCCGAACTCGGGGAGGATCGCCTTGAAGTCCGAGACGTCGTAACCGCCGTCGCGCAGGGGCGACAGATAGAACGGCGGCAGCCAGAGAGCGTCGATCCCGAGCCACTGGAGGTAGTCGAGCTTGGAAGCGAGTCCGTTGATGTCGCCGGCGCCGTCCCTGTTGGAGTCGTAATACGACCGGATCATCACCTCGTAGAACACCGCTCGGCGGTACCACTGGGGGTCGAGGGCGAGTCCGGGGAGTTGGATCGGCGACGTGAAGCTCACGGTGCTCCTTCTGCTGCTGCCTGAGCGGGTGGCCGTCGGGGAGGACGGACGGGGCGATGCGTCGCGAAGCGAGCGCGGGACCATGCTCCCGGCTCGGATCGAGGCCACGCAAGGCGTTGCTGCCAGATCTTCGACGAGTGTTCCCTACGATAAGGAGCGCGATGACCACTCCCTCCCCTTACGCCTCCGATCTCGGCCGTGTCCCCGTTGTGGAGGCCTCGGTCGACGTCGCCGGATCCCGCACGTCCTACTGGAGCTACGGCTCGCCGTCGGCCTCGAGGGTCCTTGTGCTGGTGCACGGGTTCCGCGGCGAGCACCACGGGCTCGAGCCGGTGATCGCTCGCCTGCTCGCCGGCGGAGCGGACGTCCGGGTCCTCGCTCCGGACCTGCCCGGCTTCGGCGCCTCGCCGGCGATGACGCGCCACCCGCACGATGTCGAGGGCTACGCCGCGTGGCTCGGGATGTTCCTGGATGCGCTGGGGCTGCGCGGAGACGCGGTGGTACTCGGCCACTCCTTCGGCTCGATCGTCGCTGCGGCGGCCGTCGCCGGCGGGCTACCTACTCCGCTCCTGGTGCTGGTCAACCCTATCGGCGCGCCGGCGCTCCAGGGTCCGCGGGGTGTCCTGACTCGACTCGCAGTCCTCTATTACCGGCTGGGCGCGGCGCTGCCCCAGCCGCTCGGGCAGCGCCTGTTGAGCAATCCGGTGATCGTGCGGCTGATGAGCCTGGCGATGGTGAAGACCAAGGAGCCGGCACTGCGCCGCTTCGTGCACGACCAACACGATCGGTACTTCAGCGCCTTCGCCTCCCGCGAGACGGTGCTCGAGGCGTTCCGCGCCTCCGTCTCGCACGATGTCGGCGAGTACGCCTCTCGGATCGGCGTCCCGACGCTGCTGATCGCGGCGGCGCAGGACGACATCACTCCGCTCGTGGCGCAGTACCGCCTGCTGGAGCGGCTCCCGCACGCCCGCCTGCACGTCATCGACGGGGTCGGCCACCTGATCCACTACGAGACTCCTGACGAGGCCGCCGCCGTGCTGCGGGCGGCCCTGGAGGAGGGGATCGACCAATGAGGATCGTCGTCGACTGCCGATACACCCGGCTCGAGCGGCACGACGGGATCAGCCGCTACACCGCGGAGATCGTGCGCGAGCTCGCCCGCCTGCACGACGTCACGATGTTGATCAGCGACCGCCGCCAGCTCGCGATGCTGCCCTCGCTCCCGTGGGAGCGCGTGACAGGACCGTCGAGCGTTTTCGAGCCGTTCGTCGCTCTGCTGGTGAACCGGCTGCGGCCGGACGTGGTGTTCTCGCCCATGCAGACGATGGGCTCCCTCGGCCGCCGCTACCGGCTCGTGCTCACGGTGCACGACCTCATCTACTACCGCCACCGCACTCCGCCGCGGGATCTCGCGGCGCCGTTGCGAGCGCTCTGGCGGCTCTACCACCTGGCGTGGTGGCCGCAGCGCAGGCTCCTCCAGCACGCCGATGCGGTCGTCACCGTCTCGGAGACGACCCGCGATCTTCTCCGCCTCTACCACCTGACCACCCGGCCGGTCGTCGTCGTGCCGAACGCGGCCACCGAGCCCGACGAGGCGAGTGTCGCGCTGGCCTCGTCGCTCGCCGACCGCTCCGCTGCGCGCTCGCTCGTCTACATGGGCTCGTTCATGCCGTACAAGAACGTCGAGACGCTGGCGCGGGCGATGCGGCTCCTCCCCGACTACGAGCTGCACCTGATGAGCCGGGCGAGCGAGGAGACGATCGAGACGCTCCGTGCACTGGCGCCCACCGCGAAGCTGGTCTTTCACCAGGGGGCTCCGGATGCGGAGTACCGCGCCGTGCTGGCTCGGGCGACGGCGCTGGTCACCGCGAGCAGGGACGAGGGTTTCGGGATCCCGCTGGTCGAGGCGATGGCGCTCGGGACGCCGGTCGTGGTCAGCGACATCCCGATCTTCCGGGAGATCGCGCAGGACGCCGCGGTCTACGTCGATCCGTCGAGCGCGAAGGGAATCGCGGACGGCGTGCGCTCCCTGGAGGACGGGGACACCTGGCAGGGGCAGTCGGCGCGGGCGAAGCAGCGAGCGGCCGCCTTCTCGTGGCGGGAGTCCGCCCGGGTGCTGTTCGGGGTCCTCGAGGACCTCGGTCGGCGCTAAGCGGCCGCGACTGCTCCGGCTCAGGCTCAGGCTCCCACGGTCGAACTGAGCACGTCGTCGAGGTCGACGTCGGCGACCACCACATCGCCGGAGTTGTCGACGCCGACGATCTGCAGGGCGCCGTCGACGATCGCGAAGTCGTGCCGGGAGCCGTTGCCGACCGAGATCCCGTGCACCGGCAGGTCCTCGCTCCTGAGCGCGCGGATCAGGCTGCCGATCACGGCGCCGTGCGTCGCGACGACAACCGAGGCGTCGGGAAAGCGTTCGGCGAGTTCGAGCAGCGCTGCGCTCGCCCGCTCGACGACATCGGCGCGCGATTCGCGGCCGGGAATAGGGGCGTGCTCGAGACCGCCGGGGAAGCGTTCGTCGACTTCGGGCCCCGTCATCCCCTCGGCCTCGCCGTAGGCGCGCTCGGCGAGCCCCGGGACGGCCAGCGGCTCGGCGAGCCCGAGGCTCCGCGCGATGATCGCGCCGGTGTCGAACGCGCGCTGCAACGGGCTCGCAACGACCACATCGACGTGCCGCTCCCTCAGCAGTCGCGCAGCGGCTCTGGCCTGAGAACGGCCGACAGCGTTGAGGGGGATGTCGCTCCTGCCCTGGATGCGTCGGGCGGCGTTCCAGTCAGTCTGACCGTGGCGGACGAGGGTGAGCTGGGTCACGGGGGCCTCTCGGGTGGTCGGGTGCGGAAGTGAGGATCAGAGAGCGACGGTGCGCCGGGCGGGCAGGCGCTCGGCGAGTTCGCGGAGCACCTCGCTGGTGCCTCCGTCGATCTTGATGCTCGCGCGCGAGTCACCCTTGGTGGTGCCACGATTCACGATCACGATGGGCATCCGGGCGCGCCGCGCGATCTCCAGGAAGCGGATGCCCGAGTTCACGACGAGGGACGAGCCGGCCACGAGCAGGGCGTCGGCGCCCGTGACGATGGCGCGTGCCTCCTGGAACCGCTCGGTGGGGATGAATTCGCCGAAGAAGACGATGTCGGGCTTGAGGATTCCCCCGCAGACGGTGCACTCGGGGACGGTCATCGCGGAGACGTCGTGCACCTCGGCGTCGCCGTCGGGGTTGAGGGAGGAGACGTCGGGGTCATCGAGCCAGGGGTTGAGCTCCTCGATCCGCTCGGCCACTGCGTCGCGCGCGAAGAACTGGCCGCAGGTCATGCAGCGGACGCGATCGGCGGACCCGTGCAGGTCGACCACACGGCGAGAGCCCGCGCGCACATGCAGGCCGTCCACGTTCTGCGTGACGACTCCGGTGAGCAGCCCGCGC from Rathayibacter rathayi encodes the following:
- the treS gene encoding maltose alpha-D-glucosyltransferase, which codes for MSFTSPIQLPGLALDPQWYRRAVFYEVMIRSYYDSNRDGAGDINGLASKLDYLQWLGIDALWLPPFYLSPLRDGGYDVSDFKAILPEFGTMEDFRDLVRKAHERNMRIVMDFPLNHTSDQHEWFQQSRSDPEGPYGDFYVWNDTDDKWPDIRIIFVDTEDSNWAFDAERRQFYFHRFFSHQPDLNFENPAVHEAIHDVVKFWLDLGVDGIRLDAIPYLYESDEGNGEGEPPTHDFVKNLRTMVDRDYPGRILIAEANQWPREVAAFFGTEEEPECHMAFDFPVMPRIFYSLRAQTANELKKVLSETFDVPSGAAWGVFLRNHDELTLEMVSEEYRQAMYGWYAYDPRMRSNIGIRRRLAPLLDNSRAELELINALLFSLAGSPFLYYGDEIGMGDNIWLNDRDASRTPMQWTPDRNAGFSAADPGKLVQPIVQSLVYHYNQVNVEAQLAQSRSLLHWMRNVLHVRRGHPAFGLGSMRVLETDHESVLAFVRDYAGSGTAMGDQPEEVLCVFSFNHNPVSVTITDAENPGSTLSDLFGGGRFPGFREDGTLTMTLGTQGFFWLHVAKAHAAR
- a CDS encoding alpha/beta fold hydrolase encodes the protein MTTPSPYASDLGRVPVVEASVDVAGSRTSYWSYGSPSASRVLVLVHGFRGEHHGLEPVIARLLAGGADVRVLAPDLPGFGASPAMTRHPHDVEGYAAWLGMFLDALGLRGDAVVLGHSFGSIVAAAAVAGGLPTPLLVLVNPIGAPALQGPRGVLTRLAVLYYRLGAALPQPLGQRLLSNPVIVRLMSLAMVKTKEPALRRFVHDQHDRYFSAFASRETVLEAFRASVSHDVGEYASRIGVPTLLIAAAQDDITPLVAQYRLLERLPHARLHVIDGVGHLIHYETPDEAAAVLRAALEEGIDQ
- a CDS encoding glycosyltransferase family 4 protein is translated as MRIVVDCRYTRLERHDGISRYTAEIVRELARLHDVTMLISDRRQLAMLPSLPWERVTGPSSVFEPFVALLVNRLRPDVVFSPMQTMGSLGRRYRLVLTVHDLIYYRHRTPPRDLAAPLRALWRLYHLAWWPQRRLLQHADAVVTVSETTRDLLRLYHLTTRPVVVVPNAATEPDEASVALASSLADRSAARSLVYMGSFMPYKNVETLARAMRLLPDYELHLMSRASEETIETLRALAPTAKLVFHQGAPDAEYRAVLARATALVTASRDEGFGIPLVEAMALGTPVVVSDIPIFREIAQDAAVYVDPSSAKGIADGVRSLEDGDTWQGQSARAKQRAAAFSWRESARVLFGVLEDLGRR
- a CDS encoding histidine phosphatase family protein, which produces MTQLTLVRHGQTDWNAARRIQGRSDIPLNAVGRSQARAAARLLRERHVDVVVASPLQRAFDTGAIIARSLGLAEPLAVPGLAERAYGEAEGMTGPEVDERFPGGLEHAPIPGRESRADVVERASAALLELAERFPDASVVVATHGAVIGSLIRALRSEDLPVHGISVGNGSRHDFAIVDGALQIVGVDNSGDVVVADVDLDDVLSSTVGA
- a CDS encoding Sir2 family NAD-dependent protein deacetylase translates to MESSPTPVAEGPEALAIKQAVELLSGRCIAAVTGAGMSTDSGIPDYRGAGAPVRSPMTYSQFVADPDYRRRYWAGSQLGWRRFTSTVPNNGHRALARLEERGLLTGVVTQNVDGLHVRAGSRRVVDLHGSADRVRCMTCGQFFARDAVAERIEELNPWLDDPDVSSLNPDGDAEVHDVSAMTVPECTVCGGILKPDIVFFGEFIPTERFQEARAIVTGADALLVAGSSLVVNSGIRFLEIARRARMPIVIVNRGTTKGDSRASIKIDGGTSEVLRELAERLPARRTVAL